Proteins encoded together in one Synechococcus sp. A15-62 window:
- a CDS encoding aldo/keto reductase — translation MALPTRRFGRTELEIPLLSLGGMRFQQSWTDLPADEITSASQTQLETTLKRAVDLGFHHVETARHYGSSERQLGWALPRSPDPSRLLQSKVPPRPDPDAFEAELELSFERLGCDRLDLLAIHGINLPEHLEQTLQPGGCMEVVRRWQAEGRIGHVGFSTHGPTALIAEACDSGAFDYVNLHWYYIRQDNGPALDAARRQDMGVFIISPTDKGGHLHTPSQRLMELCSPLHPIVFNDLFCLQDPRVHTISVGAARPEDLELHMEALQRLPEAASLIAPVDQRLRQAADEALGRDWMATWSVGLPPWHATPGEINLPVLLWLYNLLEAWDLESYAKARYGLLGSGGHWFAGANADGLDGEVSAEELQSVLQESPWRERIPEILRSLKHRLKGEAQMRLSSV, via the coding sequence ATGGCGCTTCCCACCCGTCGATTCGGCCGCACGGAGCTTGAGATCCCCCTGTTGTCTCTTGGGGGAATGCGCTTTCAGCAGAGCTGGACCGACCTTCCTGCTGATGAGATCACTTCTGCCTCCCAGACCCAGCTCGAGACGACCCTGAAGCGCGCGGTGGATCTGGGTTTTCACCACGTGGAAACGGCGCGGCACTACGGCAGCTCCGAGCGTCAGCTGGGTTGGGCCCTGCCGCGCTCACCCGACCCCTCCCGTCTGCTGCAGAGCAAGGTGCCTCCTCGGCCCGATCCCGACGCCTTCGAAGCGGAACTGGAGCTCAGTTTTGAGCGGCTGGGCTGTGATCGTCTGGATTTACTGGCCATCCATGGCATCAACCTGCCGGAGCATCTCGAGCAGACCCTTCAGCCCGGGGGCTGCATGGAGGTGGTGCGCCGCTGGCAGGCGGAGGGTCGCATTGGTCACGTGGGCTTCTCCACCCATGGCCCCACAGCCTTGATCGCAGAGGCCTGCGACTCCGGTGCCTTCGATTACGTGAATCTGCACTGGTATTACATCCGCCAGGACAACGGTCCCGCCTTGGATGCGGCCCGCCGTCAGGACATGGGGGTGTTCATCATCAGCCCTACCGACAAGGGCGGTCATCTGCATACGCCATCCCAACGGCTGATGGAGCTGTGTTCACCGCTGCATCCCATCGTCTTCAACGACCTGTTCTGTCTCCAGGATCCGCGGGTTCACACCATCAGCGTGGGAGCGGCCCGGCCGGAGGATCTCGAGCTTCACATGGAGGCGTTGCAGCGGCTGCCGGAGGCAGCATCCTTGATTGCTCCTGTGGATCAGCGGCTTCGGCAAGCGGCCGATGAAGCGCTGGGTCGTGACTGGATGGCCACCTGGTCCGTCGGGCTGCCGCCTTGGCATGCGACGCCTGGGGAGATCAACTTGCCGGTGTTGCTTTGGTTGTACAACCTGCTGGAGGCCTGGGATCTCGAGAGTTATGCCAAGGCCCGCTATGGGTTGTTGGGCTCCGGAGGCCATTGGTTCGCTGGGGCCAATGCCGATGGCTTGGATGGGGAGGTCAGTGCCGAAGAGCTGCAGAGCGTCCTGCAAGAGAGCCCATGGCGTGAGCGCATCCCGGAGATTCTGCGCAGCCTCAAGCACCGGCTTAAGGGGGAAGCCCAGATGCGCTTGTCGAGCGTCTGA
- a CDS encoding ferredoxin: MADPSSHAFSAPARPQEQATGREPLLGGDMRDQAVWVDEAVCIGCRYCAHVAANTFVVEPHLGRSRAIRQDGDSTECIQEAIDTCPVDCIHWVPFESLETLRQNLIRQNLQPRPQG; encoded by the coding sequence CTGGCTGATCCTTCGTCTCACGCCTTTTCCGCCCCCGCTCGGCCGCAGGAGCAGGCCACCGGTAGGGAACCCCTGCTCGGGGGAGACATGCGAGATCAGGCTGTCTGGGTGGATGAAGCCGTCTGCATCGGCTGTCGCTACTGCGCCCACGTGGCTGCGAACACCTTTGTTGTTGAGCCGCATTTGGGACGCTCAAGGGCCATCCGACAGGACGGTGACTCCACCGAATGCATTCAGGAGGCCATCGACACCTGTCCTGTGGATTGCATTCACTGGGTTCCCTTTGAATCGTTGGAAACGCTGCGGCAAAACCTGATTCGCCAGAATCTGCAACCGCGTCCACAGGGTTGA
- a CDS encoding DUF1257 domain-containing protein codes for MSHFSTVKTELRQLEPLVKALEDMGYAPDQGERPVRGYRGQTVTADLAIAVQDGGDIGFRWNSASESYELVTDLDLWKQQIPVERFLSKLTQRYALNTVLTATTKEGFQVAEQTQTEDGSIELVVTRWDA; via the coding sequence ATGTCGCACTTCAGCACCGTCAAAACCGAACTGCGCCAGCTGGAGCCTCTGGTAAAAGCCCTCGAAGACATGGGCTATGCCCCCGATCAGGGTGAACGTCCTGTGCGTGGCTACCGCGGCCAGACCGTCACCGCTGATCTGGCCATTGCCGTGCAGGACGGTGGTGATATCGGCTTCCGCTGGAACAGCGCATCGGAGTCCTACGAGCTGGTCACCGACCTCGATCTGTGGAAGCAACAGATCCCCGTGGAACGTTTTCTCTCCAAGCTCACGCAGCGCTACGCCTTGAACACCGTGCTGACTGCCACCACCAAGGAAGGCTTTCAGGTCGCCGAGCAGACCCAAACAGAGGATGGTTCGATCGAACTCGTGGTGACCCGCTGGGACGCCTGA
- a CDS encoding DUF2997 domain-containing protein: MPQKTIRFTIRPDGRVEEQVEGVAGEACQQLTEEVEVALGTVERQESTSEAFLQPEVQSQSLPAHLN; this comes from the coding sequence ATGCCTCAAAAGACCATTCGCTTCACCATCCGTCCTGATGGTCGTGTGGAAGAGCAGGTCGAGGGTGTTGCAGGGGAAGCGTGCCAGCAGCTCACTGAAGAAGTGGAAGTTGCTCTTGGAACGGTTGAACGTCAGGAGTCCACATCCGAAGCGTTTCTGCAGCCTGAGGTCCAGTCCCAGTCTCTTCCCGCTCATTTGAACTGA
- a CDS encoding HEAT repeat domain-containing protein translates to MTDDRSQQKDQGLSSLSVDPDLLARELAAEDDVDPLDAIQLDDAEQDSSLKIARACDQGLIWLRGNHGERLQGLQVFCEHRDPRSIALLLPLLQNSCPVERMSAVYALGRNPSPPAVEPLLQLLQLDANAYVRKAAAWSLGNFPDAPVLNPLIRALQTDVAAVRLWCPGSLAEAGSRSPVKADPAAGQLLVSLRIDSEAVVRSNCIWALGRLMDQLVQPRQAEIVEALVSALLHDGEISVRDEARTALEQLEDPLVLERLQALINDGFIL, encoded by the coding sequence ATGACTGACGACCGCAGCCAACAGAAGGACCAGGGGCTGTCCAGCCTTTCTGTGGATCCTGATCTGCTGGCGCGTGAGCTGGCTGCGGAAGACGACGTTGATCCGCTTGACGCGATCCAGCTCGATGACGCCGAGCAGGATTCCTCTCTGAAGATTGCCCGGGCCTGTGACCAGGGTTTGATCTGGTTGCGTGGCAACCATGGAGAGCGGCTGCAGGGCCTGCAGGTGTTCTGTGAACACCGTGATCCCCGGTCGATTGCCCTGCTGCTGCCCTTGCTCCAGAACTCCTGTCCGGTGGAGCGGATGAGTGCTGTTTACGCCTTGGGCCGCAATCCATCGCCGCCGGCTGTTGAGCCGCTGCTGCAGCTGCTGCAGCTCGATGCCAATGCCTACGTCCGCAAGGCTGCGGCCTGGAGCCTTGGCAACTTCCCCGATGCTCCGGTGCTCAATCCGTTGATCCGGGCGCTGCAGACGGATGTCGCAGCGGTGCGCCTCTGGTGTCCAGGTTCCCTGGCGGAGGCCGGCAGCCGTTCCCCGGTCAAGGCCGACCCCGCGGCGGGGCAATTGCTTGTGAGTTTGCGCATCGACAGTGAAGCGGTGGTGCGCAGCAACTGCATCTGGGCTTTGGGCCGTTTGATGGATCAGCTGGTGCAGCCGCGGCAAGCCGAGATCGTTGAGGCTTTGGTGAGTGCCCTGCTCCATGACGGAGAGATCTCCGTGCGCGATGAGGCCAGAACCGCTCTCGAGCAGCTGGAGGATCCGCTGGTGCTGGAACGCCTGCAGGCGTTGATCAACGACGGTTTCATCCTGTAA
- a CDS encoding sodium:solute symporter family protein translates to MTAIDWLLLAVYLVFTLVLGLWLARRNSGEDDYFVAGRRLNGWLAGASMAATTFSIDTPLYVAGLVGARGLAGNWEWWSFGLAHVAMAVVFAPLWRRSGVLTDAAFTELRYGGGAAAWLRGIKAFLLAVPVNCIGIGYAFLALRKVVEALGLVSGQPAALGLTDTVWLLMVVALLVMSYTVAGGLWAVVVTDLVQLGLALAGALAVAAAALHAAGGMTALLEQLQALQRPELLSLVPWTWDNSGFHWLQGSGISIPMFTAYIAVQWWSFRRSDGGGEFIQRMLATRDEQQARLAGWVFLVVNYLVRSWLWIVVALAALVLLPAGADLELGYPALAVQLLPPVALGLVVISLVAAFMSTVSTSVNWGASYLTHDLYQRFVRPSAGPRELLLVGQLTTVLLLVLGVITALISDSIGTVFRLVIAIGSGPGVVLVLRWFWWRVNAAAELSAMLCGFFIGVFTSVVPLVRIEDYGVRIAVITGLSAVVWLAVMLCTPPESDAVLERFVRTVRPPGPGWSRLRQRFGVMPMESLPAMLRRFVLACGVLFGGLLGTGGFLLHQQWSGWIGLSVLILSIWQLRRRVAAVPS, encoded by the coding sequence ATGACAGCGATCGATTGGCTGCTTCTCGCTGTTTACCTCGTTTTCACCCTGGTGTTGGGGTTGTGGCTGGCCCGCCGCAACAGTGGCGAGGACGATTATTTCGTGGCAGGCCGTCGTCTGAACGGTTGGTTGGCCGGCGCCTCGATGGCGGCCACGACCTTCTCCATCGACACGCCGCTCTACGTCGCCGGCCTGGTGGGTGCCCGCGGCCTGGCGGGCAACTGGGAGTGGTGGAGCTTTGGTCTGGCCCACGTGGCCATGGCGGTTGTGTTTGCACCCCTCTGGCGCCGCAGCGGTGTGCTCACCGACGCCGCCTTCACCGAGCTGCGCTACGGCGGCGGGGCGGCAGCTTGGTTGCGCGGCATCAAGGCTTTCCTGCTGGCCGTGCCTGTGAACTGCATCGGCATCGGCTATGCCTTCCTCGCTCTCCGCAAGGTGGTGGAAGCGCTGGGGCTGGTGTCGGGTCAACCGGCTGCGTTGGGACTGACGGACACGGTCTGGCTCTTAATGGTCGTGGCCCTGCTTGTGATGAGTTACACCGTGGCCGGTGGGCTCTGGGCCGTCGTGGTCACCGATCTGGTCCAGCTCGGGCTGGCGTTGGCGGGCGCCCTGGCCGTGGCCGCAGCTGCCCTCCATGCCGCAGGTGGGATGACAGCGCTGTTGGAGCAACTGCAGGCGCTGCAGCGGCCGGAGCTGCTGTCTCTGGTGCCCTGGACCTGGGATAACTCCGGCTTCCACTGGTTGCAGGGCAGTGGCATCAGCATCCCGATGTTCACGGCCTACATCGCTGTGCAGTGGTGGAGTTTCCGCCGCAGTGATGGGGGTGGCGAGTTCATTCAGCGCATGCTGGCCACCCGCGATGAGCAGCAGGCGCGGCTGGCGGGTTGGGTGTTTCTGGTGGTGAATTACCTCGTGCGCAGCTGGCTCTGGATCGTGGTCGCGTTGGCGGCCCTGGTGCTGTTGCCGGCCGGCGCTGATCTTGAGCTCGGTTATCCCGCCCTGGCCGTGCAACTGCTGCCCCCCGTGGCGCTCGGCCTGGTGGTGATCTCTCTGGTGGCGGCGTTCATGAGCACCGTGAGCACTTCGGTGAACTGGGGAGCCAGCTACCTCACCCACGACCTCTATCAGCGCTTTGTTCGCCCCTCCGCTGGTCCGCGGGAGCTGTTGCTGGTGGGACAACTCACCACGGTTTTGCTGCTCGTTCTTGGGGTGATCACCGCTTTGATCAGCGACAGCATCGGCACTGTGTTTCGGCTGGTGATCGCGATCGGGTCAGGCCCCGGTGTGGTTCTGGTGCTGCGCTGGTTCTGGTGGCGCGTGAACGCCGCGGCGGAGCTGTCGGCGATGCTCTGCGGGTTCTTTATTGGGGTGTTCACCTCGGTGGTGCCCCTGGTTCGGATTGAGGATTACGGGGTTCGCATTGCGGTGATCACCGGCCTTTCCGCTGTGGTCTGGTTGGCGGTGATGCTTTGCACACCGCCGGAATCGGACGCTGTTTTGGAGCGGTTTGTGCGGACGGTGCGTCCTCCGGGCCCCGGTTGGTCACGCCTGCGCCAGCGCTTCGGCGTCATGCCGATGGAGTCGTTGCCCGCCATGCTGCGGCGCTTCGTGCTGGCCTGTGGTGTGTTGTTTGGCGGCCTGCTCGGCACCGGAGGCTTCCTGTTGCATCAACAGTGGAGTGGCTGGATTGGTCTGTCGGTGCTGATCCTCTCGATCTGGCAGCTGCGGCGGCGTGTCGCTGCCGTGCCCTCTTGA
- the rlmN gene encoding 23S rRNA (adenine(2503)-C(2))-methyltransferase RlmN, with amino-acid sequence MTQALLGRSAAELQDWAVAQGQKPFRGRQLHDWIYAKGARSLADITVFPKTWRAALLEGGIDVGRLKEVHRSVATDATTKLLLSTEDGETIETVGIPTDQRLTVCVSSQVGCPMACRFCATGKGGLQRSLQTHEIVDQVLSVREAMDRRPSHIVFMGMGEPLLNSSAVLEAIRCLNDDLGIGQRRITVSTVGVPKTLPQLAELAMQRLGRAQFTLAVSLHAPNQRLREELIPTAHAYPYDALLEDCRHYLDVTGRRVSFEYILLGELNDQPEHAAELADRVGGFQSHVNLIAYNPIEEEEFKRPTPQRIEAFRRVLERRGVAVSLRASRGLDQNAACGQLRRQQMAPHSSGS; translated from the coding sequence GTGACCCAGGCTCTGCTGGGTCGCAGCGCGGCCGAGCTGCAGGACTGGGCCGTCGCCCAGGGACAGAAGCCGTTCCGCGGCCGTCAGCTCCATGACTGGATCTATGCCAAGGGGGCTCGATCCCTGGCCGACATCACGGTCTTCCCCAAGACCTGGCGTGCCGCCCTGTTGGAGGGCGGCATCGATGTGGGCCGCCTGAAGGAAGTGCATCGTTCGGTGGCCACGGATGCCACCACGAAATTGCTGCTCTCCACCGAGGACGGCGAAACCATTGAAACCGTAGGGATTCCCACCGACCAACGGCTCACCGTCTGTGTCTCCAGCCAGGTGGGTTGTCCCATGGCCTGCCGCTTCTGCGCCACCGGCAAAGGGGGTTTGCAGCGTTCACTGCAGACCCACGAAATCGTGGATCAGGTGCTGAGTGTGCGTGAGGCGATGGACCGACGTCCCTCCCACATCGTGTTCATGGGCATGGGCGAGCCCCTGCTCAACAGCAGCGCTGTGCTGGAGGCGATCCGCTGCCTCAATGATGACCTCGGCATCGGTCAACGCCGTATCACCGTCAGCACGGTGGGTGTTCCGAAAACCTTGCCGCAACTCGCAGAACTGGCCATGCAGCGGTTGGGCCGCGCGCAGTTCACCCTGGCGGTGAGCCTCCATGCCCCCAACCAGCGGCTGCGCGAGGAGCTGATTCCCACAGCCCATGCCTACCCCTATGACGCTCTTCTCGAGGATTGTCGTCACTATCTGGATGTGACTGGTCGGCGGGTGAGTTTTGAGTACATCCTTCTCGGCGAACTCAACGATCAGCCCGAGCATGCTGCAGAGCTGGCGGATCGCGTTGGCGGTTTCCAGAGTCACGTGAACCTGATCGCCTACAACCCGATTGAGGAGGAGGAGTTCAAACGACCAACGCCGCAGCGGATCGAGGCGTTTCGTCGCGTTTTAGAACGACGCGGTGTAGCCGTGAGCCTCAGGGCCAGCCGGGGGCTCGATCAAAATGCGGCCTGTGGTCAGCTCCGGCGTCAGCAGATGGCTCCCCATTCATCCGGCAGCTAA
- a CDS encoding DNA-directed RNA polymerase subunit beta' — protein sequence MTSSSKSRKSKSSKASKAAKEAPVSASRPLSKTPPPFRNQVIDKRALKQLVAWSYKNHGTAVTSSMADNLKDLGFKYATQAAVSISVDDLKVPEAKKDLLGQAEEQITATEERYRLGEITEVERHTKVIDTWTETNERLVDAVKKNFDENAPLNSVWMMANSGARGNMSQVRQLVGMRGLMANPQGEIIDLPIRTNFREGLTVTEYVISSYGARKGLVDTALRTADSGYLTRRLVDVAQDVIVREDDCGTTRHIVVDAEDGKFGSRLVGRLTAAQVVNADGEVLAERDTEIDPPLSKSFEAAGVKAVSVRSPLTCEANRSVCRKCYGWALAHNELVDLGEAVGIIAAQSIGEPGTQLTMRTFHTGGVSTAETGVVRSKVAGTVEFGSKARVRPYRTPHGVNAQQAEVDFNLTIKPSGKGKAQKIEITNGSLLFVDNGAEIDADVTVAQIAAGAVKKSVEKATKDVICDLAGQVRYEEAIQPREVTDRQGNITLKAQRLGRMWVLSGDVYNLPPNAQPVVGGETQVTEGQVLAEASQRSEYGGEVRLRDSIGDSREVQIVTTAMTLKDFKLLEESTHSGEIWNLEAKDGTRYRLNTIPGSKIGSGEVIAELADDRFRTGTGGLVKFAPGLAIKKARSAKNGYEVNKGGTLLWIPQETHEINKDISLLMITDGQWIEAGTEVVKDIFSQTAGIVTVTQKNDILREIIVRSGEFHLCTDAKALERFEGDGQMVNPGEDIAKGLSVDTMKYVQTVETPEGKGLLLRPVEEYTIPNEAQLPELSHVKQANGPHLGIKATQRLAFKDNELIKSVEGVELLKTQLLLETFDTTPQMTVDVEKAPDKRAKTISRLRLVILESILVRRDTMSDSSHGSTHTELQVEDGVSVKAGDVVATTQILCKQAGLAQLPEATEADPVRRMIVERPEDTTTLSTSGKPVVSVGQRIVDGDALADGETASCCGEIEAVSGNSVTLRLGRPYMVSPDSVLHVRDGDLVQRGDGLALLVFERQKTGDIVQGLPRIEELLEARRPRESAILCKKPGTVEIKQGEDDESLAVNVIESDDAIGEYPILLGRNIMVSDGQQVTAGELLTDGPINPHELLECYFEDLRSRKPLMEAAQEAIANLQHRLVTEVQNVYKSQGVSIDDKHIEVIVRQMTSKVRVEDAGDTTLLPGELIELRQVEDTNQAMAITGGAPAEFTPVLLGITKASLNTDSFISAASFQETTRVLTEAAIEGKSDWLRGLKENVIIGRLIPAGTGFSGFEEELQKEAGPHPDILSEDPAGYRRMQNLRPDYTVDMPPAASASAVLDDPSDADLEATRTRHNIDPSASNFAAFTRPDADNELKEEQVVDAEAVEGLQEEGLLSDE from the coding sequence ATGACCTCGTCCTCGAAATCCCGCAAGTCCAAATCCAGCAAAGCCTCTAAGGCCGCCAAAGAGGCTCCCGTGAGCGCATCGCGTCCGCTCTCGAAGACCCCACCGCCGTTCCGCAACCAGGTCATCGACAAGCGGGCCCTTAAGCAGCTCGTCGCCTGGTCCTACAAGAACCACGGCACGGCAGTGACGTCGTCCATGGCCGACAACCTCAAGGATCTCGGCTTCAAGTACGCCACCCAGGCGGCTGTGTCGATCTCTGTCGACGACCTCAAGGTGCCCGAGGCGAAAAAGGATCTGCTGGGCCAGGCCGAGGAACAGATCACGGCCACCGAAGAGCGCTACCGCTTGGGTGAAATCACCGAGGTGGAGCGTCACACCAAGGTGATCGACACCTGGACCGAGACCAACGAGCGTCTGGTGGATGCCGTTAAAAAGAACTTCGACGAGAACGCACCGCTGAACTCGGTGTGGATGATGGCCAACTCCGGTGCCCGGGGAAACATGTCCCAGGTGCGTCAGCTGGTGGGCATGCGCGGCCTGATGGCCAACCCGCAGGGTGAAATCATTGACCTTCCGATTCGCACCAACTTCCGTGAGGGTCTGACGGTCACCGAGTACGTCATTTCCTCCTACGGCGCCCGCAAGGGTCTGGTGGATACGGCGCTGCGCACCGCCGACTCCGGTTATCTCACCCGTCGTCTGGTGGACGTTGCCCAGGATGTGATCGTCCGTGAGGACGACTGCGGTACGACCCGCCACATCGTTGTGGATGCTGAGGACGGCAAATTCGGCAGTCGGCTTGTGGGTCGCCTGACCGCCGCCCAGGTGGTGAATGCCGATGGCGAAGTGCTGGCCGAGCGCGACACCGAAATCGATCCGCCTCTGTCCAAGTCCTTCGAGGCCGCTGGCGTCAAGGCCGTGAGTGTGCGTTCGCCGCTCACCTGTGAAGCCAACCGTTCCGTCTGCCGCAAGTGCTACGGCTGGGCACTGGCCCACAACGAACTGGTCGACCTGGGTGAAGCCGTCGGCATCATCGCGGCCCAGTCGATCGGTGAGCCTGGAACCCAGCTCACCATGCGGACCTTCCACACCGGTGGTGTGTCCACCGCTGAGACCGGTGTGGTCCGCTCCAAGGTGGCGGGCACCGTCGAGTTCGGCAGTAAGGCGCGGGTGCGCCCCTACCGCACACCCCACGGTGTGAATGCCCAACAGGCTGAGGTTGATTTCAACCTCACGATCAAGCCGTCCGGCAAGGGCAAGGCCCAGAAGATCGAAATCACCAACGGCTCGCTGTTGTTCGTCGACAACGGTGCTGAGATCGATGCCGACGTCACGGTGGCGCAGATCGCCGCTGGTGCGGTCAAGAAGAGTGTGGAGAAGGCCACCAAGGACGTGATCTGCGATCTGGCCGGCCAGGTGCGTTACGAGGAGGCGATCCAGCCCCGTGAGGTCACTGACCGCCAGGGCAACATCACCCTGAAGGCCCAGCGTCTTGGCCGGATGTGGGTGCTTTCCGGCGACGTCTACAACCTGCCGCCAAACGCTCAGCCCGTGGTCGGCGGCGAGACCCAGGTGACTGAGGGTCAGGTGCTGGCCGAAGCCAGCCAGCGGAGTGAGTATGGCGGTGAAGTGCGCCTGCGCGACTCCATCGGTGATTCCCGTGAGGTGCAGATCGTCACCACGGCGATGACCCTCAAGGACTTCAAACTGCTGGAGGAGTCCACCCACTCCGGTGAGATCTGGAATCTCGAGGCCAAAGACGGCACCCGTTACCGCCTCAACACCATCCCCGGCAGCAAGATCGGTTCCGGTGAGGTCATCGCTGAACTGGCGGATGACCGCTTCCGCACCGGCACAGGTGGTCTGGTGAAGTTCGCCCCTGGTCTAGCGATCAAGAAGGCCCGTTCCGCCAAGAACGGTTACGAAGTCAACAAGGGCGGCACCCTGCTGTGGATCCCCCAGGAGACCCACGAAATCAACAAGGACATCTCCCTCTTGATGATCACCGACGGTCAGTGGATCGAGGCCGGCACCGAGGTTGTCAAAGACATCTTCAGCCAAACCGCGGGCATCGTCACCGTCACCCAGAAGAACGACATCCTTCGCGAAATCATCGTCCGCAGTGGTGAGTTCCACCTCTGCACCGATGCCAAGGCACTGGAGCGTTTCGAGGGTGATGGTCAGATGGTCAACCCCGGCGAAGACATCGCCAAGGGGCTGTCCGTTGACACGATGAAGTACGTGCAGACGGTGGAGACCCCCGAAGGCAAGGGTCTGCTGCTGCGTCCGGTTGAGGAGTACACCATTCCCAATGAGGCCCAGCTGCCTGAGCTGTCCCATGTGAAGCAGGCCAATGGCCCTCACCTCGGCATCAAGGCCACCCAGCGTCTGGCGTTCAAGGACAACGAACTGATCAAGTCCGTTGAAGGTGTGGAGCTGCTCAAGACCCAGCTGCTGCTCGAGACCTTCGACACCACCCCGCAAATGACGGTGGATGTGGAGAAGGCTCCCGACAAGCGGGCCAAGACCATTTCCCGTCTGCGCCTCGTGATCCTTGAGTCGATCCTGGTGCGTCGCGACACCATGTCCGACTCCAGCCACGGCTCAACCCACACCGAGCTGCAGGTCGAAGATGGCGTGTCCGTGAAGGCTGGCGATGTCGTCGCCACCACGCAGATCCTCTGCAAGCAGGCCGGTCTGGCCCAGTTGCCCGAAGCCACGGAAGCCGACCCTGTGCGTCGGATGATCGTGGAACGCCCCGAAGACACCACCACCCTGAGCACCTCCGGCAAGCCGGTGGTGAGCGTTGGTCAGAGGATTGTCGATGGCGACGCCCTTGCCGACGGCGAAACCGCCAGCTGCTGTGGTGAGATCGAGGCCGTCAGCGGCAACAGCGTCACCCTGCGTCTGGGACGTCCCTACATGGTGTCGCCCGATTCCGTCCTGCACGTGCGTGATGGAGATCTGGTGCAGCGGGGTGATGGCCTGGCCCTGCTGGTGTTCGAACGCCAGAAGACCGGTGACATCGTTCAGGGTCTGCCCCGAATCGAGGAATTGCTGGAGGCCCGTCGCCCCCGTGAATCCGCGATTCTCTGCAAGAAGCCCGGCACCGTTGAGATTAAGCAGGGTGAAGACGACGAATCCCTCGCCGTCAATGTGATCGAATCCGATGACGCCATCGGTGAATATCCGATCCTGCTCGGCCGCAACATCATGGTGAGCGATGGCCAACAGGTCACCGCTGGTGAACTGCTGACCGATGGCCCGATCAACCCCCACGAGTTGCTCGAGTGCTACTTCGAAGATCTGCGCAGCCGCAAGCCTTTGATGGAGGCCGCCCAGGAGGCGATCGCCAACCTGCAGCACCGTCTGGTGACTGAGGTTCAGAATGTCTACAAATCCCAGGGCGTCTCGATTGACGACAAGCACATTGAGGTGATCGTCCGTCAGATGACCAGCAAGGTGCGGGTCGAAGATGCCGGCGACACCACCCTGTTGCCTGGTGAGCTGATCGAACTGCGTCAGGTGGAAGACACCAACCAGGCCATGGCGATCACCGGTGGTGCTCCCGCCGAGTTCACCCCGGTGCTGCTGGGTATCACCAAGGCGTCGCTTAACACCGACAGCTTCATCTCCGCCGCCTCCTTCCAGGAGACGACCCGGGTGCTCACCGAAGCCGCCATCGAGGGCAAGAGCGACTGGCTGCGCGGTCTCAAGGAGAACGTGATCATCGGTCGCCTGATTCCTGCAGGTACCGGCTTCAGCGGCTTCGAAGAAGAGCTGCAGAAGGAGGCTGGCCCCCACCCCGACATCCTTTCGGAGGATCCGGCCGGCTACCGCCGCATGCAGAACCTGCGTCCCGACTACACCGTCGACATGCCCCCTGCGGCCAGCGCCAGTGCGGTGCTGGATGACCCCAGTGATGCCGACCTCGAGGCTACCCGCACCCGCCACAACATCGACCCCTCGGCGAGCAATTTCGCCGCGTTCACCCGTCCGGATGCCGACAATGAGCTGAAGGAAGAGCAGGTGGTCGATGCTGAAGCCGTTGAGGGTCTTCAGGAAGAGGGCCTGCTCTCTGACGAATGA